CGGTGTAATATTTATTGTTTAAAACAATGTACTGGTTTCCCTGTGTTTTATACTGTTTAACATTGGCATTTAAGCCTAAGACACCAAAAGAGACCCTACCCTTAAAGTCGTCAGAAGTAAAGTAACGACCCGCTTCTGTTGGCAAAGTTAAGACATCTTTGTTAGACCAAATTAAAGTTTGCTTATCTTTTCTGTTACTTGCTAGGTGAAGCTGGATCTTGTTTTTTGGAAACTTTTGCTCTAAATAACGCACAAAAGTGCTAATGTTTTGGTCATTTTTAATTTTAATATAACGAGTATTATTGCTTAATCCGTATGCTTCAAGTAATTGATTGGCTTCATCGGATTGAATATTAGATAGCATTGAGCCCATACCGAGCATTGCTAAAAAAATAATAAATAATAAAAAAATCTTTTTAAATTTCATGTTCTATCTCAAATATTTGTTCATCGATAAAATCGTAACTGGTAAAAGTTTGCTTAATTTGTCTAAGAGCTGGTGAATGACGAAATTTTTCCTGGTGCCAAAAAGCTGGTGAGTTTGTGGCCCCATTTTTTTCGCCAATAAACAAGAAGTGACTTTTGGGATTGTACTTTTGCCAAGCTTTAACTGCTGCTAAATCACTGCGGTTAAAATTGGGCGCCCAAGAACAAAGAATTAAGTCTACTGCTGAATACTGTGCAATAGCTGAACTAGCATTTAGATTAACAACGGAAGCAAACGGTTGCTGGCCAGTTCGCGAAGTCTTGGCCCACTGCAATGAATCTGTTGCAACTGTTTCAACCCCAACCTGTTGTAATGCCCTAGTCCAATAAGCGTTACCCGCCATTATTTCCAGTGCCGAATTTACATGTAAGTTCTCTTTGATTGCTTGAGCCGTTTCCAAGTTCGGTAAAGACCATAAACCATAGTGAATCGATAAAAACTGCCTTGTACTGTTAAAAAGCTGGTTAATTATCTTAAGTGCCGCTGCTCTTTGCGGTCCGACTTCTGTCATTATCTCCTCTAGTTTATCAGGATAAAAGCCGAGTAAACCCGGTGCTTTAGCCAAAACTTGCTTTTTTTCAATTGTTTGAATGATGCTCATGATTTCTTTAGCTTGCTGATCAACCTGTTGGTTGTCAATCTCAATTGCTAAGTGCTTAATTTTCTCTAAAAATTCTGTCATATCAAATACCTATAATGATTTTACCATTCAAATGAAATGATTTCAGTTATAATAAAGAGTAATAGAATAAAGGAGAATATTTGATGGAAAATGATATAAAAAAAGACGATGAGGAAGAAAGTTTAGGGAAATTCATTTTAGATTTTGTCATAATGGTAGTCGTTATTTTCGGGATTTTTTATCTGCTGTTTCACTTTGTTTTAGTTAACGTGCGTGTTTCTGGCATTTCGATGCAGCCGGCTTTTGAAAATAACGAGCGAATGATCTCAGTTCGTCACTTTACACCCAAAAGATACGATGTTGTTGCCTTAATTCCTCCTAAAAGGGCGAATGATCCGCATGCACTCTATGTTAAGCGTGTGATTGGATTGCCGGGTGATAAGGTCACAGCAAAAAATGATAAAATGTATGTTAATGGTAAACTAATACCTGAACCTTATTTGAATAACAAATTCAAGAAAGCAGATAATGCTGCGGGCTATACCTATACCAACAATTTTACCTATCGCGTACCTAGTGGCCATTATTGGGTTATGGGTGATCATCGGGATATCTCAAAAGATTCACGCAGATTTGGTCCCGTTAGCCGTGGTAATTTAGTTGGTAAAGTTGTCTTTCGTTATTGGCCGTTTAACCGGGTTCAAAGTTTTTAATCTAAAATAGGGAGAATTTTTATGGCAAAAAATGTTACAAAAAAGCAGGATCAAGAGGAAGAAAGCCTTGGCAAATTTATTTTAGATATCGTCGTCATGATGGCGGTTATCTTAGGCGCTTTTTATCTCATTTTCCATTTCGTATTGTCTAATGATCGGGTTTCTGGTCCATCAATGCAACCTACTTTTGAAAATAATGATCGGTTGATTTCCGTCAGAAATTTCACACCTAAAAGAAATGATGTCGTCGTTTTATTAGCTCCTGAGGCTGCCAACGATGTTCCTGGCGCTCTATATATTAAGCGTGTTATCGGCTTACCTGGCGATAAACTGGTGTCTAAAAACGATAAAATGTATGTTAACGGAAAATTGCTTCCTGAGTCTTATTTAAATAATAGCTTTAAAAAAGCAGCTAATGACACTGGCCATACTTATACTAATAATTTTACTTATAAGGTACCGAAAGGTTACTACTGGGTAATGGGTGATCACCGCGATATTTCGAAGGATTCACATATTTTTGGCCCGGTAAAACGTAAGAACTTAATTGGTAAGGTGGTATTGCGGTATTGGCCTTTTAACAAAGTACAAGGTTTTTAATATGACTTTTCTTTAAAATTACCGGTTTTTTCGCTAAAATAAACTGTAAAGGAGAATTATTATGAATCAGCAACTAGAAGAATTATCCAGTTCAATTATTAATTATCAAATTAAGCATCATATCACGGACACTGACTTGGCTTTTGCCAGTCACCTTTCGGTTGAAAAAATTCATGCAATGAAAACCGGTGAGGGTGAGTTCACTCCTGAAGAAATTAACCAACTCTATGATTACCTTGCCGCTAACCAGTAGGAGTTATGATTTTAATAATTAAAGGGCACTAAGCATCTGCTTAGTGCCCTTTTTGCTTAAGATAAAATGTGTTACTAGTAACTTTACTTACTTTCACTCGCTTCGAAGAATTTGTTGTAAGAGAATAAATTAATAATAGCTAATACAACATTAAACGTGATCAATATAATAATTATGTTTGACAAAGTATGATTGTCGGAAAACAGGTCTCCGCGCAAAAATGAAAGCGGATATAATACAATTGATGCGATAAAGTTATTTGTATTAATGATGGTCCAAGCAATCAAAATAATCAACAAGATAATAATAACTCTGATATACGCTTGACCGTTAGAACCGGGAAGAAAATCAGCAATTGAGCGGCTGCTAAAGTTTAAAAAATCAACTATGAAGTAAAATAAGAAACCCAGTAAGATTAAGATAAAGACTAAACTCAATATACTAGAAACAATTTGAAAATCGATCTTAGTTGCATCGGCATTAACATATTGAATGCTTTTAATAACTTCTTTGGCAAATTGGCGATCGACCAGCATTGTAATTAAAAGAAAAATTATATTACTAATGATTTCCAATATGCAAAAGAATGCTACGGAAACAAATGAACTTAACATGTTGTCTGCGTATAGTCCCGAACTACTCATTGGGATTAAACGCCAAGTTTGATTGCGGTTGACTTTTTCATGAGTAATACAGGTTATACAATAGTAAATTCCAATAAATAAAAAAGTTAAATATAAGAAATTAGTCAACCACGTTGCGGTGAAACTGGCATTCTGAAGAGATTTATCGTGAATGTAATTAAAGAAGGTCAGGGCAAATGAGCCAATTAGCTGGCAAATAAACCATAGATGAGTATTTTTGATTTTTAGCTTGAACAGCTCAGTAAAACTACGGTAAAAAATTGACATTACTCTTCCTCCTTCTCGTAAAGACCTTCATAATAGTCTTCGAGACTTTCGTTTTTAGCTCTAATTTCTTCAGTAGACTTGTGGCAATAAATTGTCTTGTCTTTGATAATGACCACTTCATCTAAAAGTGATGCAATTTCATTAACAAAGTGGTCAGAAATCAAAATGGTAGCTTTTTCCGCTTTCCACAAGATAATAGAACTAATTATTTTTTTGCGGGCCATCGCATCAATGCCAGAAAAAGGCTCATCAAGCAAATAAAGGTCAGTTTTACGTGAAAAAGTTAAAGCAATAACTAGTTTTTCCCGCATCCCCTTTGATAGTTCTGCCAATCGTGAACTTGCATCTAGCCTCATAAACTGGCGTAACTGGTCAAATTCTTCAAGATCAAAATCTTGATAAATCACTTCGTAGAATTTGACAATCTCACTAATTCTGGTTGAATCAGTAAAACCTGTCAGGCCGTCAGTAAAGGACAGGTGTGCCTTTCTTTCGGCTTCTTTTTCACGTCCAGCTACATAGACACTACCATGGTAATTCTTGGCTGTGCTGCTGATGATACGCATCAGGGTGGTTTTCCCTGCCCCATTTTCACCTAGTAGGGCTACAATTTTACCAGGTTGCAGGGTTAAGTTAATATTTTTTAAAATTGACTTTTGATTTTTCCGGTAGGTCAAATCCTTGATTTGTAAAAGATTTTCCATTGTACTACTCCTGTTTTGAATAACCAGATAAGATTGTACTGGTTTTTAATGTCCTCCGCTTTATTGTCTAAAGTGTTGGCAAGCATTAAGCTATTTTTAACTGTTTAGTGTGGTTAGACGTTGATGGTATTTGATCATTCACGAGAGAAATTTTTTAAAAAAATCCCTTGCAAGATAATAAGATTAAGCTCAAAGCATCAGATTTTTCTTTTTACTGTATTATTTTTCTAATACAGTATCATGTTAAACTAAATAATAAGAATTTGCAATAACTTTAAGAAAAAGACCAGCTCTGACATAATTTCAGTAGTTGGTCTTTTGAATTCGATATTTGCTCAATCTTTTGGTTCAAAATAGCGGTTGAATAAAAATAAATCCGCTAATAAGAATACAAGAAAGATAATCACACAAATGAGACTGGAGCTATAAAAGAAGCCCGTCAAGTCCGGGTCATTGTAGAATAAAGAACCTGGAACATTGGAAGCAACGAGCCAATTGATGGGTTCCATTACTTTAATTACTAGCCAAGAAATTACTAAAATTAGTAATCCGCGAACAAAAAATAAAGCTGGACGATTTGAAAATCCAGGTAAAAAATTGAGAATGGCCTTGCTGGAGAAATTTAAAAAGCTAATTAAGACATAAGTTACAAATATTAGTAGAATCAGCCAAACCACTATTTGTAACAGCGTAAGATAAAAGTCGGCCCCTAGTTTGAAAGCATCATGACAAATATCTTGCCAGATACTGATGGTATTTATTCGAAAATCCTGATCTGTCACAAAGGCTAATATGGAAAAAAGGACGACAAATAACAGATTAATAATATTCATCACGATCAGGGCAACAAATGAACTTAGAATATTAGCTAAAAAATATTTAGTATCGCTAATCGCCAATAATCGGTAGCTTTGGTTGCTATTGTAGCTTTCGTTGTTAAAGCAAGTAATACCAAAAAATACTATCAGAGCAATCACAGCCAGACTAGCGAAAACCCCAATCAAGATGAGGAAAAAGCCAACATTGCCATTATCGTATAAGTAAAAATGGCCGTCTCTAAAACCAATTACACTAATAATTGAAATAACTATTGCCGCAATCGTTTGAATTGCTAGCAGAATGTAGCCTTGCTTCATTTTATTCTTGAAAAAGACTGAAAATAACCGCTGAAACATCTAATCCTCCTCATCTTCATAAATATTTTCGTAAAAG
This genomic window from Lactobacillus panisapium contains:
- a CDS encoding SAM-dependent methyltransferase, with product MTEFLEKIKHLAIEIDNQQVDQQAKEIMSIIQTIEKKQVLAKAPGLLGFYPDKLEEIMTEVGPQRAAALKIINQLFNSTRQFLSIHYGLWSLPNLETAQAIKENLHVNSALEIMAGNAYWTRALQQVGVETVATDSLQWAKTSRTGQQPFASVVNLNASSAIAQYSAVDLILCSWAPNFNRSDLAAVKAWQKYNPKSHFLFIGEKNGATNSPAFWHQEKFRHSPALRQIKQTFTSYDFIDEQIFEIEHEI
- the lepB gene encoding signal peptidase I — protein: MENDIKKDDEEESLGKFILDFVIMVVVIFGIFYLLFHFVLVNVRVSGISMQPAFENNERMISVRHFTPKRYDVVALIPPKRANDPHALYVKRVIGLPGDKVTAKNDKMYVNGKLIPEPYLNNKFKKADNAAGYTYTNNFTYRVPSGHYWVMGDHRDISKDSRRFGPVSRGNLVGKVVFRYWPFNRVQSF
- the lepB gene encoding signal peptidase I → MAKNVTKKQDQEEESLGKFILDIVVMMAVILGAFYLIFHFVLSNDRVSGPSMQPTFENNDRLISVRNFTPKRNDVVVLLAPEAANDVPGALYIKRVIGLPGDKLVSKNDKMYVNGKLLPESYLNNSFKKAANDTGHTYTNNFTYKVPKGYYWVMGDHRDISKDSHIFGPVKRKNLIGKVVLRYWPFNKVQGF
- a CDS encoding LBP_cg2779 family protein; this encodes MNQQLEELSSSIINYQIKHHITDTDLAFASHLSVEKIHAMKTGEGEFTPEEINQLYDYLAANQ
- a CDS encoding ATP-binding cassette domain-containing protein, with translation MENLLQIKDLTYRKNQKSILKNINLTLQPGKIVALLGENGAGKTTLMRIISSTAKNYHGSVYVAGREKEAERKAHLSFTDGLTGFTDSTRISEIVKFYEVIYQDFDLEEFDQLRQFMRLDASSRLAELSKGMREKLVIALTFSRKTDLYLLDEPFSGIDAMARKKIISSIILWKAEKATILISDHFVNEIASLLDEVVIIKDKTIYCHKSTEEIRAKNESLEDYYEGLYEKEEE